Part of the Quercus robur chromosome 5, dhQueRobu3.1, whole genome shotgun sequence genome, aaaaaaaaaaaaaaaaacatagtgcAAACCAAACCGGTAGAAGCCATTAGGCCATTAACCATCAAATGACATTGTTTAAAAGTGAAAACGGAAGGGGTTTCAGGCcaagctagagagagagagagacatggtGGATCCGTATGGTAGATATGGTGCAGGCATGgcagatagagatagagatagaggtAATCCATCCATCCATCCAAACTGCTGCTGCTGCCTTTTAATTAAATTTCCAAATTTAGTCTTACTCTTATTCTTAGTCTTAGACTTCGATGAAAAGacatttaatatcttttttatctttatcataTGATTATGTTATGATTATTTGTTCACATTTACactacaaaattatatataagactGTAGAGCGAGGACATGATTGTCCTATCAAATAACTCTAATACATGAGATGCGATGTGGCCAACCCTAATTACTCTCTTCACAATCTGTAACCAACTTTCCCAAAATTTGGGACTAAAGcttcgttgttgttgttgttatttataGACAAATTGGACTGTTGTTcttaatatgaatttaatttaattcagaCAAATGCTAGTAGTTATACCATTGATCTTAACACACATTATCTTAACATAACAGCTAGTGTTTCAAGGCCTTCCTTTATTACATGGCCTCCACCAGCACCAGGTCTATACCACTGCCTCACTATTTTCAAATCCAGACATCCGACTCACTaccacccaaaaataaaatccaagaaCCAACAAAAGTGCAGCTGCAAAAGAACTGTCcaaatcaaaaaaacaaaacccacagaACATAAACAACAAATGGAAGTGAAGACTTCAGTTTGTGCATCACCCACAAAGCCCTTTTTCTCGTCAATAAAGCTACAGACCTACAGtggctttctttttaattactttttccctttcctttagTTACACAATAAAGTTAAGGATGACAACCAACTTCTCCAAAAACTTTAATCTCCCACACAGACTAGGCTTCCTTATTACTAGAAAGACTAGAACTTCTAAATTACATTTTCCCTAAAAGAAAGTAATTACATAAGGTGTTTCTAAACCAAATAGGAGAACCTTATGTATAAATAAGACTCAAAGTATACACAAGACTCGTGACTTCTTTAATAACACATGATCTTCAAATGTGCTCTTAGTTTCTCTAGGAAAAGGTTATTTAGGATTTATAATTCTAGTCTTTATGGGAAAAACATTGGCAATAGCCTACGTAATGGCTTTCATCATAAAAATATTCATAGGAAGATAATTCCAATAGCTTAGTAAACTTAAGGGCGTAATTGTCTTTTtgttcttaagtttgattttttagggAATCTGAACCTAAGTTCATTGTTTCTACACCACCAACCATTAAATTCTTCCCAAATTTAgagagatataattttttattacctaAATAGCTAAACCCTTACCAAACACCATTTAAGAAAGACTTATCAACAATTCTAACCTACTGCAGACCTTTTAGAGATGCTACCTCAAATTTTTAGAGTCTAATAGAATTTATGTAATCTTCTCCTTTTGCATCTTGTCATTGTTTAGGATGTTACTGTTCGCGTGTATTGTTCATGTGCATTGTTCTTGGTTATTATTCAACTTGTGGCAGATTTGATGTcagtttctttatatatatatatatatatattggcaagCATAAATTGAATCTTTTCCCTTAATAAAAGCATAGATAacatttgtttggtttttcttaAACAGCAAAGGAAGCTATGGATAAGCTAAACGAGACAGAATTGAAGGGAAAGCCAATGATTATCACGTGGTGTGAAAAGCAATGTCCTAGTAGTAATGCAAAATTGTGGGTGTCAATTAATGGCCCCCCTATCAATAATGATAACTTCAAGGCTTTATTGTCCggttttggtgttgttgatTCTTTCAAAGTGGTATTGCAACATCTTGATACATCCTATTGGATTGTGCAGTTCGACTCAGAGACATTTGCTACAAATgccattaaaattttcaacagTGCTGAAAAGTATGGCATGAAATTGTaagtaatttattttcttccttgtggttcttatttgataataattgcattattttgtattgtttctttctttctttctttctttttttttttttcttttttttttttttggtttttttcaaACCTTGTAATTGATGTGTTGAGTTTTATTAAGCCTTGTGTCAAAATATAATGATTGCAAGAAACTCTGTGTGGAATATCATCCAAAAGATCTAGATGAGAACAACATTCTATTAGCGTTCTCTTTGTATGGGGAATGCACTGTCAATATCAAGAATAAATCGAGTGGTACTGCTTTTGTTAGCTATCATACATCAAAAGGGGCTGAAGAAGCTATGAGGAACTTAAATGGCACAGATTTAGGTAAACATTCAATTTGGTCATGTCTcttacttctctttttcttttttaattattatataactAATATTCCTTAATCAGGTTCACATTGTTTGTATGTAAGAGGTATTGTGACGCAAGCCATGACTGAAGATAACAATCTTGAAGAAGCCccaatttttgtgattgaagaTAATCGGAGGCAATTAGTTACAACTGTCAATATGGCGTGTTTTCGTATTGTATCAAATTTCCTTCAATTCCTAAACAAACTAGGGGATGATCATAGACATATTGGTCTATTGGAGAGAATTAGGCCCGACAGTCCGTGGCCTGGTTATGAAGTTATGTATAAACATGTTGACAGTGAGAACGAGGTAGTCATCAAACCGTTTGAAGgtgttgaatcttttgattataTTGAATCATGTTTCAACAAAGATCCGTACGAGCACTTTGAGCTGGGGTTCTTCAGTATGGTCAACCAAATAGAGTTCTATGAGAAGAAGGCGGTGCCACTTGTGGATTGAAATGCATGATTTAagcttttgaagtttttttttttttttttggttaacaacTTTTGAAGTTAATAATGATTTCATTTGGATGGTTTGGACGAAGAcaatctttatttaaaaaaaaaaaaaaaaaaatctttgtggAGGGACGGAGTTGCATCGTAAGAAACACAAAACTCCGTCCCtccctaccaaaaaaaaaaaaaaaaaaaaaaaaaattatcttcgTCCAAACCATCCAAATGAAATCATTATTAACTTCAAAAGCTTAAATCATGCatttaagtccacaagtggcaCTGCCTTCTTCTCGTAGAACTCTATTTGGTTGACCATACCGAGGAACCATAGCTCAGAGTGCTCGTACGGATCTTCGTTGAAACATGGTTCAACAGAATCAAGAGATTCAACACCTTCAAACGGTTTTATGACTACCTCGTTCTCATTGTCAACATGTTTATACAAAACTTCATAACCAAGCCGCAGACTGTCGGACCTAATTCTCTCCAGTAGACCAACATGTCTATGATCATCCCCTAGTTTGTTCAGGAATTGAAGGAAATTTGATACAGTACAAAAACCTGCCATATTGACAGTTGTAACTAATTGCCTCCTATTAtcttcaatcacaaaaattggGGCTTCTTCAGGATTGTTATCTTCAGTCACAGCTTGCGTCACAATACCTCTTACGTACAAACGATGTGAACTTGATTAAGGAATATTagttatataataattgaaaaagaaaaagagaagtaagAGACATGACCAAATTGAATGTTTACCTAAATCTGTGCCATTTAAGTTCCTCATAGCTTCTTCAGCCCCTTCTGATGTATGATAGCTAACAAAAGCAATACCACTTGATTTATTCTCGATATTGACAGTGCATTCCCCATACAAAGAGAACGCTAATAGAATGTTGTTCTCATCTAGATCTTTTGGATGATATTCCACACAAAGTTTCTTGCAATCATTATATTTTGACACGAAGGCTGAATAAAACCTAGCACATCAGTTAcaaggtttgaaaaaaaaaatacaaaataatgcaattatgaagaaaataaattacttACAATTTCATGCCATACTTTTCAGCACCGTTCAAAAATTTAATGGCATTTGTAGCAGATGTCTCTGAGTCGAACTGCACAATCCAATAGGATGTATCAAGATGTTGCAATACCGCTTTGAAAGAATCAACAGCACCAAAACTGGAAAATAAAGCCTTGAAGTTATCATTATTGATAGGGGGGCCATTAATTGACACCCACAATTTTGCATTACTACTAGGACATTGCTTTTCACACCATGTGATAATCATTGGCTTTCCCTTCAATTCTGTCTTGTTTAGCTTATCCATAGCTTCCTTTGTTGTttaagaaaaatcaaacaaatgttatCCATGCTTTTATTAAGGGAAAAGATTCAATTTATGcttgccaatatatatataaagaaactgACATCAAATCTGCCACAAGTTGAATAATAACCTAGAACAATGCATATGAACAATACACGGAAACAGTAACATCCTAAACAATGACAAGATGCAAAAGGAGAAGATTACATAAATTCTATTAGGCTCTAAAAATTTGAGGTAGCATCTCTAAAAGGTCTGCAGTAGGTTAGAATTGTTGATAAGTCTTTCTTGAATGGTGTTTGGTAAGGGTTTAGCTATTTaggtaataaaatattatatctcTCTAAATTTGGGAAGAATTTAATGGTTGGTGGTGTAGAAACAATGAACCTAGGTTCAGATTTcctaaaaaatcaaacttaagaacaAAAAGACAATTACACCCTTAAGTTTACTAAGCTATTGGAATTATCTTCCTATGAATATTTTTATGATGAAAGCCATTTATGTAGGCTATTGCcaatatttttcctataaagACTAGAATTATAAATCCTAAATAACCTTTTCCTAGAGAAACTAAGAGCACATTTGAAGATCATGTGTTATTAAAGAAGTCACGAGTCTTATGTATACTTTGAGTCTTATTTATACATAAGGTTCTCCTATTTGGTTTAGAAACACCTTATGTAATTACTTTCTTTTAGGGAAAATGTAATGTAGAAGTTCTGGTCTTTCTAGTAATAAGGAAGCCTAGTCTGTGTGGGAGATTGAAGTTTTTGGAGAAGTGGGTTGTCATCCTTAACTTTATTGTGTAActaaaggaaagggaaaaaagtaattaaaaagaaagccaCTGTAGGTCTGTAGCTTTATTGATGAGAAAAAGGGCTTTGTGGGTGATGCGCAAACTGAAGTCTTCACTTCCTCTTGTTGTTTATGTTctatgggtttggtttttttgatTTGGACAGTTCTTTTGCAGCTGCACTTTTGTTGTttcttggattttatttttgggtggtAGTGAGTCAGATGTCTGGATTTAAAAATAGTGAGGCAGTGGTGCAGACTAGGTGATGGTGGAGGCCATGTAATAAAGGAAGGCCTTGAAACACTGGCTGTTATGTTAAGATAATGTGTGTTAAGATCAACGGTATAACTACTAGCATTTGTCTCAGGGATGAACTTAGGTGGGGGCCTAAGGGGGTTCGAGCCCCCCCGGGcccaataaaaagaaatttagtagctaaaattttcaacaaaaaaaaaaagacttgggcCCCCTTATCAAAATGACTTGGGCCCCCCTATCCTGGACTCCTGAGTCCTGAAGATATCATTTACTTGAAAGAGCATCTTATGAAATTTAACTGTATACTTCCAACTGAATATGATAAGTGGATTTCCTCCCTAAAACCTTCCTTTGGCCTTGTGTGCTGGTCTGATAATTTGAAGCTATGGAAACAATTTCAGCATTTCTCTGAAGTTTTATTGTCTTTTAGCTTccaaacaaaaccacaataTAATTATGTTGAACCATAGGCATCTTTCACGTTGAAGCCTTTTCTGGACTGATGCCTCCAAATCCCTAAAATATGTCAGCCTTCAACACTAACTCAGTACTCTCTTTTTAGTTGATGGTTACTAAAATGAGTACTATTAAACCTCCTTTTATACTTTGCAATGTATGCTTTATTAGAATTTGAGGGCATTTCCAACATTCATATCCTTATCGTATGCCTTTAACAGGACAACGTTTTGTACACAACCCAAGAATCCGATTCTCATGCCCTATTTATGGAGCTGTCTCGTTTGTTATTCGATGGAACTCCTGATTTACACTAGGCAAATTTCCTTCACATGATCACAACCATGGCTGAATCAGGTTCTACTGAGGAGCAAACAGAGTTTTTCATCTTGAATAGCCAAAAGATGCCTAAGCATTCTAATGAAGAATCTGTTTGGTCCCTCCCATCCATACCTTCACGGACAAAGAACGATCACTCCAAACAAGTTTTGATTCGACAAAGTCCAAAAAGAAGGCTGGAAATGACTCAAATTGGCCGCCTGCGGATTGGAAAACTGCACCTGGTTTTAGTTATGCTCGTTTAAATGGTTTTAAGACTCAGGCAACAGCTGCACAGCCTAGCGGCAGCCCACGGAAGGATGATTCTGAAGGCACAGTCATGGAAACTGATAATGTTCCTATCTCAATTGAAGATGATTGGACCATTGCAGATGATTTTGCAGCAGCTTCAAAAGCTTTAGTTTTGTCAGCCAATTTGGAAAATCAGTCTGCCAATGCTTGCAATTCAACTTATTCTGATCAGTCTGGCCATGCTCCCAATCGTACTGTTTCCACCATGCATGTTGAATTTGATCCTGTTGATTTAGATCGAGTGTCTGATGGCCCTGAGTTGGGTGCATCTAATTTTAGCAGTACAAGCCATGCAAACGGGGAGAATAGGTGAGAATGTTGCTTTCAAATACATTATTGGGAAATTTGGTGGGACAGCAGTGAAGTGGGTTAATGAAGATTTTGAAACTGGGTTACCTTACGACATTATGGTAGGGGAGGAGAGTAGTAGGGAGTACATTGAAGTTAAAGCAACTAAATCTCGAACCAAGACTGGTTCAATATATCAACAAGAGAGGGGCAATTTGCAGTTGAAAAGGGTGAATCATACAGCATTGCACATGTTTTGTTTAGGTAAAAATATTGTTGCAAGGGTGTCAGTATTCAAGAATCCAGTAAAGTTATGTTCTCTAGGCAAGTTGCAGTTGGTTGTCATGATGCCCAGGCAGCAGAAGGAATTTTCCGTTGTCTCCTAACATGAACACGCTCATTTTCATCTGCGCTTTTGGGTTATATTGACTCTGAAGTCTTTAGCCAATCCATAACTGCCTTTATGGAAATACACTGAAATGACAGAGGCTTGTGTACGGTCACTCTTTCCCTCAGTAAGAGTCCAGCTCCTGCATAGGAAAGCAAGCATTTGTTGTGGATTTTACCTGCAAGAGAACTATAATGGGGCTGACTTGGTATAGGATTTGAAGAATCTCTGTAGTGGTATTTCTTCTAAAAGAGTGACCAAAATGCCAAAGGTTTGATTTGCACCGCAGGGATCTAATGTCAATATGTCATCTTCATAAATTGTTGTATGTAAATCATAGATTGCTACcatattgtaattttatttatttgtaatattttattagcGGGTGATGGCTTAAGCAGTTGCCCATGAAATTTTGTACTAGCCTCGTACAGTTTACTTTTGACCTTTAAAATTTGAGCTAATAATTCCAgtaattaaagagaaaaagcaGTTCAAAGCTTTTTCTGTTGCCTTTTATTAGCTTGAACAAATTCCTAATTCTTGTGGATTCAGCCAAACATTGTAATTTTACTGTGGATCTTTACATACCAAACCATTGAAACTTCATTTGTTACATTACACGACCATAGGGcatgaataattaattaatttttaataagattagTCACATTGCACACAAATTGGATCAACTAGGGACGCCACATCTAACCAGATTATGGATCGTAGAAAGGCTATTATTCAAAGCTTGCCACAAGGAAAATCTTGATCTTTTGAGGGTTTTTCAACAACTAAATGCTCTTCCATACAAGAAGGTATATTATGTTTCGAGTGTATATATTCAGCCCCTTACAACACATTGGATCCACCAGTACATGGATTTTTCGTGTTGTGAAAGAGGTGGGTATATATGCCCgaaacattatttaattttccttcCATAAGACTCCCCGTCGCCACTCTACCTTATGAAGCTATTGCACACAACCAAGATGATATTGCACTTCGTGCAAAAAGCTCATCTGACTTTGTTGATGTCTATAGTCTACATAAGCTTATCCTCAACATTTAGATTAGATAATGAGCTTTGCTTTAATTAATGTTCCCATCTGCTAGAAGGAAAACTCTCCTAAGCAAAAAATGACGTTCTAGAGCCTAGCATAATCTGAATCAATCAATTGATAGCAGAATTGCTGATTAAACAAATTGGAGATATTTGTTTGAGTTCTAATCAATCGAAAATTTGAGTATGGTCTATTTGAGTGTCATATGTTATCCAATATTATTTTCAATctccaaaaatttaaattgatctTATACTAAATGAGGtcatagatattttttttttttttaaatcgcataatattttgaagttatatatataaggctatatgatgattttttttttttttttaatttgttctttatgcaacaaaattgttttaacatacataaatataagcaTTTAATTATTCTGTTATTTCCATTTTCCACTATAAGATAGTTTCTTGCTCTAGATAAACATGTGTGACAAATATgtatgtatctttttttttaatcaatatatttcacattagttttttttttccccaaaaaaattgATGGGATGCTATTAGGTCGAATCATgcattatgatttttttttttttttgtcgtcatttttttctaaattgttCTAAATGATTGATAAGGATGAGAAGATCGATAATTCACCAATAAGTTTATATAGCGGTTGTCTTGGTCCCTAATGTGGATGACAATACTATTAGAGTGATGATCACAGACCACAACCTTGTGTCTGCAAAGAGAATAGATTGGGTAAATTGTGTCTGAATGCAAATGAGGGTCTTGGTATTTATAGGCAAACTCACACCTATTTGGGAGTAGACATAACTTTATGAACATATGAACATATACTTCAACCCTTCGAGCAACAACCTCACCCAACTATGGTCTCTCTACTAAAACAAATATTGGGTTTGTGAAGCAACACCATCCACTGAGCAGGGTTATTGTATTTTTAGGGTGCACCATAGAATGGTGTAATTATCTATCACAACTACACACTAACATGTTTATACTTGTGTTTATCATTTTAGTTTCTAGTGCAATTACAGAATGAGTATTTTCTGTGATAAGTATtgtcaaaatttcaattcataacaaaaaaagaagatgaattttctgaattttttttaacaatgaaAAAGAAGTTACTATGAAATTgagtacaaaataaattataaattatatgcgGAATTTAATAGAATGTTGAATTTCATTTGATAAATTATTCATTTGAATTATAGAGAAACaagtttttacattttattgttcctcaaaaaaaaaagtttttacattttattaaatattaattataataattttatttttcatctattAATTGGTCTTGAATGCATATCcttcttatttttgaattccAATAACCACGCTCTATGTatgagaaaatgagagaatCAATATTGACCTATAAAGACCAATTCGacaaaatacacaaaaatttatcatttttgatACACTgattttcaatttaattcaaaatcaaCTATAATTGTCCAATATCTTAGTATTATAGGTGTTATGTAAACTAGAGTTGCAAGTTTTcacccacaataataataataactagcctTATTACACGCGCTTCGTGTGTGCAatgaggctcttttttttttttttttttgatttagtattataatttttctttcatcacaatttgaaaaaatagataggatttttttttttttttttcattttatcaaaGAGAGTAGGATTCATTTTTCAATTAGAAGGTTTTGCGTGTTTATCCAAATCCAATTGATGATCCAACCTGGCAATCCACTTTCAATTTCTCCcactttctctttttcatttcagcttctctctctcctctctctttctctcccactCCAACtgggtttctttttctctctcccctaaTGCTCCACTCTTTCAACATCCACACTTGCTCTATGCGTCTCCCTCAACCTCGTCGGTCACCATTGCTAGCATACCAAACTCAGACCCattagggaaaaaaacaaaaaagaaaaaaaaaagaaaaaaagaaaaagaaaaaagagcaacTCACCATTTGaaaccaaacccacaaacacTTACGCCTACGATCCCTTTTT contains:
- the LOC126727816 gene encoding uncharacterized protein LOC126727816 — protein: MVQAWQIEIEIETNASSYTIDLNTHYLNITASVSRPSFITWPPPAPAKEAMDKLNETELKGKPMIITWCEKQCPSSNAKLWVSINGPPINNDNFKALLSGFGVVDSFKVVLQHLDTSYWIVQFDSETFATNAIKIFNSAEKYGMKFLVSKYNDCKKLCVEYHPKDLDENNILLAFSLYGECTVNIKNKSSGTAFVSYHTSKGAEEAMRNLNGTDLGSHCLYVRGIVTQAMTEDNNLEEAPIFVIEDNRRQLVTTVNMACFRIVSNFLQFLNKLGDDHRHIGLLERIRPDSPWPGYEVMYKHVDSENEVVIKPFEGVESFDYIESCFNKDPYEHFELGFFSMVNQIEFYEKKAVPLVD